The following proteins are encoded in a genomic region of Oryza brachyantha chromosome 11, ObraRS2, whole genome shotgun sequence:
- the LOC102705875 gene encoding uncharacterized protein LOC102705875, whose translation MLLVACDDDDEQTAENGGAPMLSNYNALAPALADTPHWLSQLKLWRRNADYGIAIDWSSVRSTCKEWITNPMNIALLLWLLCVGASGTMLVLLLLGLLDGAFSTPASRNHWIEINNQVLNALFTLMSLYQHPVLCHHLFLICRWRPADASELRAAYCKDGAGPHPRERAHMAVVVALLHLTVACQYVLCGLYWGYTKKTRPELLENGFFALGVVAPVVAVVYTVCSPLGKNNLCDLACPEAGSVTQHLTATGNAVVEPEWAGGMFDCGGDATAGCLSLSCTFCVFGWNMERLGFGSMFVHTATFVLLCFAPLWVLGVSALHIHDVVIGDMVGGAGALLCVCGLLYRGYWRIQMRERFGLPASRTCCGSPSVTDYARWLFCWPCALAQEVRTASLYHIDGETFYKKLPVVADDVEQEKRHPLLASHHVQFHAQPEAMIMAASDGTGDHVVIVREEMVPPAVQVVVEQVVEADKSDEFSVFHDEMMGSLLAVTEQEDRLPSLSEGSWTVDKVKRLINVVTLVSLLILLYTRGFIR comes from the coding sequence ATGCTTCTTGTTGCCTGTGATGACGATGATGAACAAACCGCAGAAAATGGCGGAGCCCCGATGCTCAGCAACTACAACGCCCTGGCACCAGCGCTCGCCGACACCCCGCACTGGCTCAGCCAGCTCAAACTGTGGCGCCGCAATGCCGACTACGGAATCGCCATCGACTGGAGCTCTGTGCGTTCGACGTGCAAGGAGTGGATAACCAACCCAATGAACATCGCGCTGCTTCTGTGGCTTCTCTGCGTCGGCGCCTCCGGCACCATGctcgtgctcctcctcctcggcctgcTCGACGGGGCGTTCTCCACGCCGGCGTCGAGGAACCACTGGATCGAGATCAACAACCAGGTGCTCAACGCGCTCTTCACGCTCATGAGCCTCTACCAGCACCCCGTCCTCTGCCACCACCTCTTCCTGATCTGCCGCTGGCGCCCCGCCGACGCCTCCGAGCTCCGCGCCGCCTACTGCAaggacggcgccggcccgCACCCCCGGGAGCGCGCCCACATGGCCGTCGTGGTCGCGCTGCTTCACCTCACCGTCGCCTGCCAGTACGTGCTCTGCGGCCTGTACTGGGGATACACCAAGAAGACGCGGCCGGAGCTCCTGGAGAACGGGTTTTTTGCGCTCGGCGTCGTcgcgccggtcgtcgccgtcgtgtacACCGTGTGCAGCCCGCTCGGGAAAAACAACCTATGCGACCTCGCGTGCCCCGAGGCCGGCTCGGTGACCCAACACCTCACCGCTACAGGGAACGCGGTGGTCGAGCCGGAGTGGGCCGGCGGCATGTTcgactgcggcggcgacgcgacggcagGGTGTCTCTCCCTCTCGTGCACCTTCTGCGTCTTCGGGTGGAACATGGAGCGGCTCGGCTTCGGCAGCATGTTCGTGCACACCGCCACGTTCGTGCTGCTATGCTTCGCGCCGCTGTGGGTGCTCGGCGTGTCGGCGCTCCACATCCACGACGTGGTCATTGGCGACatggtcggcggcgccggggcgcTGCTCTGCGTGTGCGGGCTGCTCTACCGTGGCTACTGGAGGATCCAGATGAGGGAGAGGTTTGGGCTTCCGGCCAGCAGGACGTGCTGCGGCTCGCCGTCGGTGACGGACTACGCTCGGTGGCTATTCTGCTGGCCGTGCGCGCTGGCGCAGGAGGTGCGCACGGCGAGCCTCTACCACATCGACGGCGAGACCTTCTACAAGAAGCTCCCTGTTGTTGCTGATGATGTTGAACAGGAGAAGAGGCATCCATTGTTGGCGTCACACCATGTTCAATTCCATGCACAACCAGAAGCAATGATCATGGCGGCATCAGACGGAACAGGTGATCATGTGGTGATTGTTCGTGAGGAGATGGTTCCACCGGCTGTGCAGGTTGTGGTGGAGCAAGTCGTTGAAGCTGATAAATCTGACGAATTCAGTGTCTTTCATGACGAGATGATGGGTTCGCTTCTTGCGGTGACGGAGCAGGAGGATAGGCTGCCCAGTTTGTCTGAAGGAAGCTGGACAGTGGACAAGGTGAAGAGACTGATAAATGTTGTCACTTTGGTTTCCCTGCTCATTCTTCTCTACACCAGGGGATTCATTCGTTAG
- the LOC121055707 gene encoding pentatricopeptide repeat-containing protein At3g09040, mitochondrial-like, with amino-acid sequence MFPPVLLRRHLLLHSPRHLHLSIARALSTATNTRAGSHLHAQAIKLLPMSMSATHIFTMNHLLIFYSRRGLLHPALQLFDEMPHRNLVSWTVIISASVRNGAPHLGLRLFVSMIRSGLCPNEFALATTLTAYCHSMPHASNKLLFGLSLHGIAVKAGVDGNPFVGSSLLLMYAKHGHIAAAERAFLHIQNRDLTCWNAMLEGYVLNDFAHHAMRTMLLMHHSGLKADRFTYISVIKSCSISGERDFGRQLHGLVIHSMLNSDTSVMNSLVDMYFTAGQKEVAVAVFHKIQQKDTVSWNTMISGFAHDEDEKAAIRYLIDISRSGCKPNQVTYSVLLRLTGAKENVSLGLQLFALAYRHGYTDNVLVANAAINMLSRCGLLNCAYGFFCGLTFRNIVTWNEMIAGYGLFGCSEDAISLFRSLVCFGPRPDEFTYSAVLSSFQEAQGARDHELIHTLILKQGFTSCQFVSTSLIKAYAAALGSVQSSQKIIEDAGKMDLVSWGVIISAFLKHGLNDEVLFFFNLFRGDSTNKPDEFILATVLNACANAALIRHCSCIHSLVLRTGHAKHFCVASAVVDAYAKCGEITSAEKAFNAVSSTSDDAILYNTMLTAYANHGLIQEALSLYEGMTKAQLNPTPATSVAILSACRHLGLVEQGKLVFSSMLSAHPARANYVCLVDLLARKGLLDEAKNVIEAMPFQPWPAVWRSLVNGCRIHGNKQLGVVAAEKILRMAPSSDGAYVSLSNVYADDGEWQSAEETRRKMVQNQVQKVQGYSRIEI; translated from the coding sequence ATGTTTCCTCcggtcctcctccgccgccacctcctcctccattcTCCTCGCCACCTCCACCTGTCCATTGCCCGCGCGCTCTCCACAGCCACCAACACTAGGGCGGGATCACATCTCCACGCGCAAGCCATCAAACTACTACCCATGTCCATGTCCGCTACTCACATCTTCACCATGAACCACCTCCTCATCTTCTACTCCCGCCGCGGCCTTCTTCACCCTGCGCTCCAgctgttcgacgaaatgccgcACAGGAACCTCGTTTCCTGGACAGTCATCATCTCTGCCTCCGTGCGCAATGGCGCGCCTCACCTGGGGCTCCGTCTCTTCGTCTCCATGATCAGGAGCGGCCTCTGTCCCAACGAGTTCGCGCTCGCTACCACGCTCACTGCCTATTGTCACTCCATGCCCCATGCCTCCAATAAGCTCCTTTTTGGCCTTTCTCTCCATGGCATTGCCGTCAAAGCTGGCGTGGATGGGAATCCTTTCGTAGGGAGTTCGTTGCTGCTCATGTATGCAAAGCATGGCCATATTGCTGCTGCGGAGCGTGCATTCTTACATATCCAGAACAGAGATTTGACGTGTTGGAATGCCATGCTGGAGGGCTATGTTCTGAATGATTTTGCGCATCATGCCATGAGGACAATGCTTCTGATGCATCATTCTGGGCTCAAAGCTGATCGGTTCACCTATATCTCTGTCATAAAGTCTTGTTCGATCAGCGGAGAGAGGGATTTTGGGCGACAACTTCACGGTCTTGTCATCCACAGCATGTTGAACTCAGATACCTCAGTTATGAATTCGCTTGTTGATATGTATTTCACAGCCGGACAGAAGGAAGTTGCTGTTGCCGTCTTTCATAAGATTCAACAAAAGGACACTGTTTCTTGGAATACAATGATTTCAGGTTTTGCGCATGATGAAGACGAGAAGGCAGCCATTCGTTACTTGATCGATATATCACGATCTGGATGTAAACCAAATCAGGTTACTTACTCTGTCCTGTTGAGGCTGACTGGTGCTAAAGAGAATGTCTCATTGGGCCTTCAGTTATTTGCCCTTGCCTACCGCCATGGCTATACTGACAATGTTCTTGTAGCAAATGCAGCAATCAACATGCTGTCCAGATGTGGATTGCTCAATTGTGCGTATGGCTTCTTTTGTGGTCTCACTTTCAGGAACATTGTGACATGGAACGAGATGATTGCAGGTTATGGTCTTTTCGGTTGCTCTGAAGATGCAATAAGTCTCTTCCGcagtttggtttgttttggaCCAAGACCTGATGAGTTCACCTATTCAGCTGTTTTGTCTTCTTTCCAAGAAGCTCAAGGTGCAAGGGACCATGAGTTAATCCACACACTTATTCTGAAACAAGGTTTTACTTCCTGTCAGTTCGTGTCTACTTCGCTGATCAAGGCATATGCAGCAGCACTTGGGTCAGTTCAGAGTTCACAGAAAATCATCGAAGACGCCGGCAAGATGGATCTAGTGTCATGGGGGGTCATCATCTCTGCATTCCTGAAGCATGGCCTGAACGATGaggtccttttctttttcaacttGTTTAGAGGTGACTCCACGAACAAGCCTGATGAGTTCATCCTGGCAACCGTCCTAAATGCCTGTGCAAATGCTGCATTGATCAGGCACTGCAGTTGCATCCATTCTCTTGTTCTCAGAACAGGTCATGCCAAGCACTTTTGTGTCGCCAGTGCTGTTGTTGATGCCTACGCAAAGTGCGGTGAGATTACCTCTGCAGAAAAAGCTTTCAACGCTGTTTCATCAACAAGTGACGATGCCATCCTGTACAACACCATGCTGACAGCTTATGCCAACCATGGTTTGATCCAAGAAGCCCTTAGCCTCTACGAAGGGATGACTAAAGCTCAACTGAATCCAACACCAGCCACATCCGTCGCCATTCTTTCAGCTTGCAGGCATTTGGGGCTAGTCGAGCAGGGGAAGCTTGTGTTCAGCTCAATGTTGTCTGCGCATCCAGCAAGAGCCAACTACGTTTGCCTGGTTGATCTCCTGGCACGAAAGGGTCTCCTCGACGAAGCGAAGAATGTGATCGAGGCAATGCCTTTCCAGCCTTGGCCTGCAGTTTGGAGGTCGCTGGTGAACGGCTGCCGGATACATGGGAACAAACAGCTCGGCGTGGTTGCGGCGGAGAAGATCCTGAGAATGGCGCCGAGCAGCGATGGCGCGTATGTTTCGCTGTCAAACGTGTACGCTGATGATGGAGAATGGCAGTCTGCAGAGGAGACGAGAAGGAAGATGGTCCAGAATCAGGTTCAGAAGGTGCAAGGTTACAGCAGGATTGAGATATAG
- the LOC102704482 gene encoding pentatricopeptide repeat-containing protein At2g38420, mitochondrial-like isoform X1 encodes MEGVENCYVFKSRLQEYAQKAGLQTPEYHTLKEGPSHEPIFKSTVVINNTKYDSLPGFFNRKAAEQSAAEVALMEIVKSIPTNANIPAVQETGLCNTGSQQLNLREMRREDDHHRLLAMLARHRRLAAATTLFSTLRTARALNSLLAAICSSPVFLRIASKVVLLAAPSVSPDVTTFRILTSTLCRARCPAAAADLLCCMPSLLLDPDPASCRAVLSSLCQYAPAQDAEAFLEKMCHWGIYPSRSDYHGIFGALLREGMIVEAYEVVKNKMGSDGVAPSLAYFKLIMQAFSESAEFHSVEEVFDEMLLRGLVPDVGAYNVYISALCRKGDLAGARRMMACMEHAGCPPDVKTFSVVVAGCMSVRDMVTVREVLQEAVRRGLRWDPAALSELVDLLWAGVGATQAQELLFEPLFMRDAPVLRQLIGALCKQGLLGPAAAIDV; translated from the exons ATGGAAG GGGTTGAGAACTGCTACGTCTTCAAGAGCCGTCTGCAAGAATATGCGCAGAAGGCCGGTCTCCAGACTCCAGAGTATCATACTCTCAAGGAGGGACCTTCCCATGAGCCCATCTTCAAGTCCACAGTGGTGATTAACAACACCAAGTATGACTCCCTGCCCGGATTCTTCAACAGAAAGGCTGCCGAACAGTCTGCTGCTGAAGTTGCCCTCATGGAAATCGTCAAGTCCATACCAACCAATGCAAACATTCCAGCAGTT CAAGAGACTGGCCTGTGCAACACAGGAAGTCAGCAACTAAATCTGAGGGAAATGCGCCGAGAAGAtgaccaccaccgcctcctggCAATGCTTGCACGCCACCGCCGTCTTGCTGCCGCGACCACCCTCTTCTCCACCCTCCGCACTGCCCGTGCCCTCAACTCCCTCCTTGCTGCTATCTGTTCTTCCCCGGTGTTCCTCCGCATTGCTTCCAAAGTCGTCCTGCTCGCTGCCCCGTCAGTCTCCCCTGATGTCACTACCTTCCGCATCCTCACCTCCACACTCTGCAGAGCCCGTTGtcccgctgccgctgccgacctccttTGCTGCAtgccctccctcctccttgaCCCTGACCCAGCCAGTTGCCGTGCTGTCCTTTCCTCCCTGTGCCAGTACGCTCCTGCTCAGGATGCGGAAGCATTCTTGGAGAAGATGTGCCATTGGGGCATTTACCCAAGCAGATCTGACTACCATGGCATCTTTGGCGCTCTTCTGCGAGAGGGAATGATAGTGGAGGCATATGAGGTCGTGAAGAATAAGATGGGTTCTGACGGGGTGGCGCCTTCACTTGCGTACTTCAAGTTGATAATGCAAGCTTTCAGCGAGAGCGCAGAGTTCCATTCCGTGGAGGAGGTGTTTGATGAGATGCTCCTGAGAGGGCTGGTGCCGGATGTTGGTGCGTACAATGTGTACATCAGTGCACTATGCAGGAAAGGTGACCTTGCCGGAGCACGGAGGATGATGGCCTGCATGGAGCACGCCGGGTGCCCACCGGATGTAAAAACATTTAGTGTGGTAGTCGCCGGATGCATGTCTGTTAGGGACATGGTCACGGTGAGGGAGGTATTGCAGGAGGCGGTAAGGCGTGGCCTGCGGTGGGATCCAGCAGCATTGTCAGAGCTTGTAGACTTGCTGTGGGCTGGTGTTGGTGCCACACAGGCACAAGAGTTGCTGTTCGAGCCACTATTCATGCGTGACGCACCGGTGTTGAGGCAGCTGATTGGAGCATTGTGCAAGCAAGGGCTATTGGGACCTGCTGCTGCAATAGATGTTTAG
- the LOC102704482 gene encoding double-stranded RNA-binding protein 7-like isoform X2: MEGVENCYVFKSRLQEYAQKAGLQTPEYHTLKEGPSHEPIFKSTVVINNTKYDSLPGFFNRKAAEQSAAEVALMEIVKSIPTNANIPAVQETGLCKNLLQEYAQKMNYAIPSYICTKQASGLAPFICTVEIGGIQYIGAAARTKKEAEIKAARTALLAIQGQSESCANGDTKHVVVPGKRQGKEAEKSSSETPKPLKAKKGGFKKKWNKRKFMKKNGQAVDVEKDETILAGDAHDPDVLMQATVITQEPSSDTLFLQPYEDAKRVELEPPRDIEIVQPSKEPSDAAMLQPEEKARRVEQDSSRDTSMVQPNEEAISVKLEPSIDSTMLQPYKKAGRVELEPARDAAIAQHNNQDRSVKHEPDSDTAMINPDEDARIVKETLRAQPNGEAASIKELKFEDSECLYEHKSQSSDVASPETNKVFGDMTGMDSDPQLI, encoded by the exons ATGGAAG GGGTTGAGAACTGCTACGTCTTCAAGAGCCGTCTGCAAGAATATGCGCAGAAGGCCGGTCTCCAGACTCCAGAGTATCATACTCTCAAGGAGGGACCTTCCCATGAGCCCATCTTCAAGTCCACAGTGGTGATTAACAACACCAAGTATGACTCCCTGCCCGGATTCTTCAACAGAAAGGCTGCCGAACAGTCTGCTGCTGAAGTTGCCCTCATGGAAATCGTCAAGTCCATACCAACCAATGCAAACATTCCAGCAGTT CAAGAAACTGGGCTCTGCAAGAATCTTCTTCAGGAGTATGCCCAGAAGATGAATTATGCTATTCCATCTTATATTTGCACCAAACAAGCCTCAGGCTTAGCTCCTTTCATATGCACTGTAGAGATTGGTGGAATACAATATATTGGTGCTGCAGCCAGAACAAAGAAAGAGGCAGAGATAAAAGCTGCCCGAACTGCTCTTCTTGCAATCCAAG GTCAATCAGAGAGTTGTGCAAATGGTGATACAAAACATGTTGTAGTTCCTGGTAAAAGGCAAGGTAAGGAGGCAGAGAAAAGCTCAAGTGAAACCCCAAAACCACTTAAAGCCAAGAAAGGTGGTTTCAAGAAGAAATGGAACAAGAGGAAGTTCATGAAGAAGAATGGCCAAGCTGTTGATGTGGAAAAGGATGAAACTATATTGGCTGGAGATGCTCATGATCCTGATGTCCTAATGCAGGCAACAGTAATAACACAGGAGCCATCCAGCGACACTCTGTTCCTGCAACCTTATGAGGACGCTAAAAGAGTAGAACTGGAGCCACCTAGAGATATTGAAATTGTGCAACCTAGTAAGGAACCCAGTGACGCTGCAATGCTGCAACCTGAAGAGAAAGCTAGAAGAGTAGAACAGGATTCTTCCAGAGATACTTCAATGGTGCAACCTAATGAGGAAGCCATAAGTGTAAAGCTGGAGCCATCCATCGACTCGACAATGTTGCAACCTTATAAAAAAGCTGGAAGAGTAGAATTGGAGCCAGCCAGAGATGCTGCAATTGCTCAACATAATAACCAAGATAGAAGTGTAAAGCATGAGCCAGATAGTGACACTGCAATGATAAATCCTGACGAGGATGCTAGGATCGTTAAGGAGACACTGAGGGCACAACCTAATGGGGAAGCTGCAAGCATAAAGGAGCTTAAATTTGAGGATAGTGAATGTTTGTATGAACACAAGAGCCAAAGTTCAGATGTTGCTTCTCCGGAGACAAACAAGGTATTTGGAGATATGACAGGAATGGATTCGGATCCTCAATTAATATGA